The Mugil cephalus isolate CIBA_MC_2020 chromosome 11, CIBA_Mcephalus_1.1, whole genome shotgun sequence genome includes a window with the following:
- the cnr2 gene encoding cannabinoid receptor 2 encodes MEEWECPTPLEPAGAKGNTSSLIVNRSCKNLECYMVLTEVEKTAIGSICFLAGPFTLLENALVLGVIATTVTLRQRPSYLFIGSLALADVFASCFFTTSFLDFHLFHHSDGPTAYLFKLGGVTMAFTGSVGSLLLTALDRYLCIHQASSYKVLLTRRRAMLSLLILWSTTLFLSFLPLMGWRCPTGLTPPCSCLFPYISRAYLACWTSFILVLLALILAAYALILWKAHRHESSMTSFHGAAGTGQARMRMDIRLARTFGLILLILVSCWLPALSFMLADVSVILTRAQQRAFAFCSTLCLLNSAINPLLYALRCRELRLAVLQSVRRMCQIVGCKESAEDLTPRLPSTEDNNCSVFTEAEGTRVRTTRLNSISEVVNNQQLNITK; translated from the exons ATGGAGGAATGGGAGTGTCCTACTCCTTTAGAGCCTGCAGGAGCCAAAGGGAATACCTCATCACTAATAG TTAACAGGTCTTGTAAGAATCTGGAATGCTACATGGTCCTGACTGAGGTAGAGAAGACAGCCATCGGCTCCATCTGTTTCCTGGCAGGGCCTTTCACATTGCTGGAAAATGCTCTTGTGCTGGGGGTGATAGCCACCACGGTCACCCTGCGCCAGCGGCCGTCCTATCTGTTCATTGGCAGCCTAGCTCTGGCCGATGTCTTCGCCAGCTGCTTCTTCACCACCAGCTTCCTGGACTTCCACCTCTTCCACCACAGTGACGGTCCCACTGCGTACCTCTTCAAATTAGGCGGTGTCACCATGGCCTTCACTGGCTCAGTGGGGAGTTTACTGCTCACTGCTCTGGACCGCTACCTCTGCATCCACCAGGCCTCCAGCTACAAGGTCCTGCTGACCCGCCGCAGAGCCATGCTCAGCCTTCTCATCCTCTGGAGCACCACCTTATTCCTTTCCTTCCTGCCTCTGATGGGGTGGAGATGTCCCACAGGCCTCACTCCTCCCTGCTCATGCTTGTTTCCCTACATCAGCCGAGCCTACCTGGCCTGCTGGACCAGCTTCATCCTTGTGCTTCTAGCACTCATTTTAGCGGCATATGCTCTCATCCTGTGGAAGGCCCACCGCCACGAATCCTCCATGACCAGCTTCCACGGAGCTGCAGGGACAGGTCAGGCGCGCATGAGGATGGATATCCGGCTTGCTCGCACCTTTGGGCTAATTTTGCTCATACTCGTGAGCTGCTGGCTTCCTGCGCTCTCCTTCATGCTAGCTGATGTCTCCGTGATCCTGACCCGCGCCCAACAGAGGGCATTTGCTTTCTGCAGCACCCTCTGCCTGCTCAACTCTGCCATCAACCCGCTGCTGTACGCCCTGCGCTGCCGAGAGCTCCGGCTTGCCGTCCTGCAGTCAGTACGACGGATGTGTCAAATTGTGGGGTGCAAAGAATCTGCAGAGGACTTGACCCCAAGACTACCCTCCACAGAGGACAACAACTGTTCTGTCTTCACCGAGGCTGAGGGAACCAGGGTCAGAACCACCCGACTCAACTCCATCTCAGAAGTGGTGAACAATCAGCAGCTGAACATCACAAAATGA
- the akirin1 gene encoding akirin-1, producing MACGATLKRSMEFEALLSPQSPKRRRCNPLPGTPGTPSPQRCNLRPPVDSPSHSMSPTAIGGEHRLTPEQIFQNLRQEYSRIQRRRQLEGAFNQTEACSSSDAPSPSSSLSAPSSPPGASRKDQPSFTLKQVSYLCERLLKDHEEKIREEYEQILNTKLAEQYESFVKFTQDQIMRRYGARPASYVS from the exons ATGGCCTGTGGAGCTACGTTAAAGCGGTCGATGGAGTTCGAGGCCCTCCTCAGTCCTCAGTCTCCCAAGCGGAGAAGGTGCAATCCTCTACCGGGGACTCCCGGCACTCCGTCGCCGCAAAGATGCAACCTCCGTCCCCCGGTCGACAGCCCGTCGCATTCCATGTCTCCGACGGCCATCGGCGGAGAACACAGGCTCACGCCAG AGCAGATCTTCCAGAACCTCCGTCAGGAGTACAGCCGGATCCAGAGGCGAAGGCAGCTGGAAGGGGCCTTCAACCAGACGGAGGCCTGCAGCTCCAGTGACGCCCCCAGCCCCAGTTCTTCCCTCAGTGCTCCCAGCTCCCCACCAG GTGCCTCAAGGAAGGACCAGCCCTCGTTTACGCTGAAGCAGGTCAGCTACCTGTGCGAGCGCCTGCTCAAAGACCACGAGGAGAAGATCCGGGAGGAGTACGAACAGATCCTTAACACAAAACTCGCAG AACAATATGAATCTTTTGTGAAATTCACACAAGACCAGATCATGCGAAGATACGGAGCCCGGCCTGCTAGTT atgtcTCCTGA